A stretch of the Dyella telluris genome encodes the following:
- a CDS encoding DUF2239 family protein — translation MTHARITPHDERNVRLLRRHWQWLEAQPRGVDATLRRMVDMARKDADGRYRAERARETCYLAMRDLAGDRPRFEEAVRALFANDIARCHREIAAWPLPERTRIIELMDVIDADDTTAGEA, via the coding sequence ATGACCCACGCACGAATAACACCACACGACGAACGAAACGTCCGCCTGCTTCGCCGTCACTGGCAATGGCTTGAGGCACAGCCGCGAGGTGTGGATGCCACGTTGCGCCGGATGGTGGACATGGCGCGCAAAGATGCCGATGGCCGCTACCGCGCCGAACGCGCCAGGGAAACCTGTTACCTGGCGATGCGCGACCTGGCTGGCGATCGCCCGCGCTTCGAAGAAGCCGTGCGCGCCCTGTTCGCGAACGACATCGCGCGATGCCATCGCGAGATCGCCGCGTGGCCACTGCCCGAGCGCACCCGCATTATCGAACTGATGGATGTCATCGACGCCGATGACACCACCGCAGGAGAAGCGTGA
- a CDS encoding GIY-YIG nuclease family protein, with protein sequence MDRARRKKLVQAYKLALPPMGIFAIRNLVTGRMLIDQSNHVTGTLNRHRTELKLGTHRNRALMDDWRMHGETAFAFEVLETIDERPEPDFDYRGELERRLAIWRTQLPTGSPASYL encoded by the coding sequence ATGGATCGCGCCAGGCGCAAGAAACTCGTGCAGGCCTACAAACTGGCGCTGCCACCGATGGGCATCTTTGCCATTCGCAATCTGGTCACGGGCAGGATGCTGATCGACCAGAGCAACCACGTTACGGGAACCCTCAACCGCCATCGCACCGAGCTGAAACTGGGTACGCATCGCAACCGGGCCCTGATGGACGACTGGCGCATGCATGGCGAAACCGCCTTTGCCTTCGAGGTGCTGGAAACCATCGACGAACGGCCCGAGCCCGACTTCGACTACCGGGGCGAGCTGGAACGAAGGCTGGCGATATGGCGCACGCAACTACCCACCGGGTCGCCCGCCTCCTATCTTTGA